In Candidatus Margulisiibacteriota bacterium, the genomic stretch CTGCCCCCCCGTCAAGAAGATGGGTAGCAAAGGAATGGCGCAGGGTATGCGGCGTCACCTTTTTATTTATGCCGGCTTTTTTCGCGTAAAACTTGATCAGCCGTTCGATCTGTCGGGCGGTTAGCCTGGTGCCAAGCCTCCCAAGAAAAAGGGCCTGGCTTTTTCGGCCAACA encodes the following:
- a CDS encoding tyrosine-type recombinase/integrase, with amino-acid sequence VGRKSQALFLGRLGTRLTARQIERLIKFYAKKAGINKKVTPHTLRHSFATHLLDGGADLRMVQELLGHVSLSTTQVYTHVTKDRLKKVYDHTHPRAG